TGTCCGCGGACACCGGAGGCAGCCGCGTGGTGTTGCAGAAGTCATTGAATAACTTCGAATATTTCCGCGTGCCGACGGTGGCACGCGGATTGCATCGACCTGCCTGCAACCGCGCTGTCCGCGGTCAGGAACGGCATGATGATTCGCGACACTTCTGCGCAGGACAAACTGGTCCAGATCAAATCCCATCCCAAACGCCGGCTGATCCTGGCGGGCGCCGGCGTGCTGGTGCTGGCCCTGCTGGCCTGGCTGGCGCCAGGGATCAGCCGGATGTTCTCGGCCTCCGCGTCGGTGAGCAGTTCGCGGCTGGCGTTCGCCACCGTCGAACGCGGCCCGTTCGTGCGCGACATCGCCGCCGAGGGCAAGGTGGTCGCGGCGGTCAGCCCGACCCTGTACGCCACTTCCGGCGGCGCGGTCACGCTGAAGGTGCACGCCGGTGACACGGTGAAGATCGGCCAGGTGCTGGCGACCATCGTCAGCCCCGAGCTGACCAACAAGCTGGCGCAGGAACAGAGCAACGCCGACGCGATGGAAGTGGATTACCAGCGCGCGCAGATCGACGCGCGCAAGAAGCGCGGCGAACTGCAGAAGGCGTTCGACAACGGCAGGATCGACGAGCAGGCCGCCGAGCGCGATCTCGACCGCAACCAGAAAGCGTTCGCCAAGGGTGCCGTGCCGGGGATGGACGTGGACCGCGCCAAGGACGCGCTGCAGAAGGCGAAGATCACCCTGCAGCATGCGCAGGCGGACTTGGGCATGGACAACGCCAGCCTCAACTTCGACATCCAGTCGAAGAAGCTTGCGCACGAGCGCCAGCTGCTG
This is a stretch of genomic DNA from Rhodanobacter sp. FDAARGOS 1247. It encodes these proteins:
- a CDS encoding efflux RND transporter periplasmic adaptor subunit, giving the protein MIRDTSAQDKLVQIKSHPKRRLILAGAGVLVLALLAWLAPGISRMFSASASVSSSRLAFATVERGPFVRDIAAEGKVVAAVSPTLYATSGGAVTLKVHAGDTVKIGQVLATIVSPELTNKLAQEQSNADAMEVDYQRAQIDARKKRGELQKAFDNGRIDEQAAERDLDRNQKAFAKGAVPGMDVDRAKDALQKAKITLQHAQADLGMDNASLNFDIQSKKLAHERQLLLVKDLQRQVDDLNVKSPVDGQVGQLFIAERATVAKDAQLLSVIDLSALQVEMQVPESFARDLGIGMAGEISGNGHTWKGLVSAISPEVVNGQVAARLRFEGETPKQLRQNQRLSVRVLLDKRDNVLTVQRGSFVDESGGSYAYLVRDGIAKKTPIRVGASSIDKVEILEGLKEGDRIVISGTDSFKSAATVAISN